In Kitasatospora viridis, a single window of DNA contains:
- a CDS encoding acyl-CoA dehydrogenase family protein, whose protein sequence is MNAASAKPVERQLPTEEARELLTLTRELVARELQPRAAEDEAAGRFPRDVFATLGEAGLLSLPYPEQFGGGDQPYEVYLQVLEELAAGWLAVGLGVSVHTLSCHALAGFGTDEQRAAWLPGMLSGAQLGAYCLSEPQAGSDAASLRTRAESTADGYVIRGTKAWITHGGKADFYSAIVRTGEDGPRGISCLLVPGDAANLSAAPPEHKMGMNSSPTAQLHFDGVEVDRERLIGELGQGFQIALAALDSGRLGIAACAIGVAQAALDLAVEYAGTRKQFGRPIADFQGLSFMLADMATQIEAGRALYLSAARRKDAGLAFSKQAAMAKLFCTDTAMKVTTDAVQVLGGYGYTQDFPAERYMREAKVLQIVEGTNQIQRLVIGRHLTRV, encoded by the coding sequence ATGAACGCCGCATCCGCCAAGCCCGTGGAGCGTCAGCTGCCCACCGAGGAGGCCCGCGAGCTGCTCACCCTCACCCGTGAGCTGGTCGCCCGCGAGCTCCAGCCCCGGGCCGCCGAGGACGAGGCCGCCGGCCGCTTCCCCCGCGACGTGTTCGCCACCCTGGGCGAGGCCGGCCTGCTCTCGCTGCCCTACCCCGAGCAGTTCGGCGGCGGCGACCAGCCCTACGAGGTCTACCTCCAGGTGCTGGAGGAGCTGGCCGCCGGCTGGCTCGCGGTCGGCCTCGGGGTCAGCGTGCACACCCTGTCCTGCCACGCCCTAGCCGGCTTCGGCACCGACGAGCAGCGCGCGGCCTGGCTGCCCGGCATGCTCTCCGGCGCCCAGCTCGGCGCCTACTGCCTCTCCGAGCCGCAGGCCGGCTCGGACGCCGCCTCGCTGCGCACCCGCGCCGAGTCGACCGCCGACGGCTACGTGATCCGCGGCACCAAGGCCTGGATCACCCACGGCGGCAAGGCCGACTTCTACAGCGCGATCGTGCGCACCGGGGAGGACGGCCCGCGCGGCATAAGCTGCCTGCTGGTCCCCGGCGACGCCGCCAACCTCTCGGCCGCCCCGCCGGAGCACAAGATGGGCATGAACAGCTCGCCCACCGCGCAACTGCACTTCGACGGCGTCGAGGTGGACCGCGAGCGGCTGATCGGCGAACTCGGCCAGGGCTTCCAGATCGCGCTGGCCGCGCTGGACTCCGGCCGGCTCGGCATCGCCGCCTGCGCGATCGGCGTGGCCCAGGCCGCGCTCGACCTGGCGGTGGAGTACGCCGGCACCCGCAAGCAGTTCGGCCGCCCGATCGCCGACTTCCAGGGCCTGTCCTTCATGCTCGCCGACATGGCCACCCAGATCGAGGCCGGCCGCGCGCTCTACCTGTCCGCCGCCCGCCGCAAGGACGCCGGCCTGGCGTTCTCCAAGCAGGCCGCGATGGCCAAGCTGTTCTGCACCGACACCGCGATGAAGGTCACCACCGACGCGGTCCAGGTGCTCGGCGGCTACGGCTACACCCAGGACTTCCCCGCCGAGCGCTACATGCGCGAGGCCAAGGTGCTGCAGATCGTCGAGGGCACCAACCAGATCCAGCGGCTGGTGATCGGCCGCCACCTGACCCGGGTCTGA
- a CDS encoding Lrp/AsnC family transcriptional regulator: MEDLDQRIVQLLVQDGRMSYTDLGKATGLSTSAVHQRVRRLEQRGVIRGYSALINPDAVNLALTAFISVKPFDPSAPDDVPERLAGLPEIEACHSVAGDENYILKVRVGAPGDLEDLLARIRSAAGVSTRTTVVLSTPYEARPPKL, encoded by the coding sequence GTGGAGGATCTCGACCAGCGCATCGTTCAGCTCCTCGTCCAGGACGGGCGGATGAGCTACACCGACCTGGGCAAGGCCACCGGCCTGTCCACCTCGGCCGTCCACCAGCGGGTCCGCCGGCTGGAGCAGCGCGGGGTGATCCGCGGCTACTCGGCGCTCATCAACCCGGACGCGGTCAACCTCGCGCTCACCGCCTTCATCTCGGTCAAACCCTTCGACCCGAGCGCCCCCGACGACGTGCCGGAGCGCCTCGCCGGGCTGCCCGAGATCGAGGCCTGCCACAGCGTCGCGGGCGACGAGAACTACATCCTCAAGGTGCGGGTCGGCGCCCCCGGCGACCTGGAGGACCTGCTCGCCCGCATCCGCAGCGCGGCCGGCGTCTCCACCCGCACCACCGTGGTGCTCTCCACCCCCTACGAGGCCCGCCCGCCCAAGCTGTAG